The following are encoded together in the uncultured Sphaerochaeta sp. genome:
- the guaA gene encoding glutamine-hydrolyzing GMP synthase has translation MQQFPHDTIVVLDFGAQYSQLIARRVREMHVYSQIVPYTITAAELAAMKPKGIIFSGGPSSVRTEGSPRPDNGIYDLGIPILGICYGLQVMSIQNGGTVERPLKREYGFADLTVLKKEASLLKGVSENSRLWMSHGDAVASLPEGFIQTGSTPNCPFTVIENDEKHFYGVQFHPEVVHTAEGMKFLQNFVLGVCKANQDWDMGSFISTAVQEIREKVGDKQVLCGLSGGVDSAVAAVLIHEAIGDQLVCVFVNNGLLRKGEADMVLKLFRDHYNIRLQYADAEDAFLSALKGVTEPEAKRKIIGKVFIDTFYDEARKAGEISFLAQGTLYPDVIESKSPSGGPSATIKSHHNVGGLPEDLKWDLLEPLRELFKDEVRALGRELGLPDVMVNRHPFPGPGLGVRCVGEVTKERLDTLRDVDAIFIEEIRKANLYDDIWQALACLLPVKSVGVQGDERTYEEVCSLRAVTSEDAMTADWFRFPPEVLQHASARICNEVQGVNRVLYDITSKPPGTIEWE, from the coding sequence ATGCAACAATTCCCCCATGACACCATCGTTGTACTAGACTTTGGGGCTCAATACAGCCAGCTGATTGCACGTAGAGTACGTGAGATGCACGTATATAGCCAGATTGTTCCCTATACCATAACAGCAGCAGAACTTGCAGCCATGAAACCTAAAGGGATCATCTTCAGTGGAGGCCCCTCTTCAGTACGCACTGAAGGGTCCCCCAGACCAGATAATGGAATCTATGACCTGGGCATTCCCATCCTGGGTATCTGCTACGGTTTGCAGGTGATGAGCATCCAGAATGGAGGGACTGTTGAGCGCCCCTTGAAGCGTGAGTATGGTTTCGCAGACCTTACCGTGCTTAAGAAGGAAGCTTCCCTGCTCAAGGGGGTCAGTGAGAACTCCCGCCTCTGGATGAGCCACGGTGACGCCGTTGCCTCACTTCCCGAGGGATTCATACAGACTGGTAGCACCCCTAACTGTCCATTCACGGTCATTGAGAATGATGAGAAACACTTCTACGGTGTACAGTTCCATCCTGAAGTAGTTCATACAGCAGAGGGAATGAAGTTCCTGCAGAACTTTGTCCTCGGTGTCTGTAAGGCAAACCAGGACTGGGATATGGGTTCCTTCATCAGTACGGCGGTTCAGGAGATTCGTGAGAAAGTCGGAGATAAACAGGTACTCTGTGGCCTCTCTGGTGGTGTGGACTCTGCTGTTGCAGCGGTACTTATCCATGAGGCGATCGGCGACCAGTTGGTCTGTGTATTTGTAAACAACGGTCTCTTGCGCAAGGGCGAGGCGGACATGGTACTGAAACTGTTCAGGGACCACTACAATATCCGTCTCCAATATGCTGATGCTGAGGATGCATTCCTCTCTGCTCTCAAGGGAGTCACAGAGCCTGAGGCGAAACGGAAAATCATTGGTAAGGTCTTCATCGATACCTTCTATGATGAGGCGCGAAAGGCTGGGGAGATCAGCTTCCTCGCCCAAGGAACGCTCTATCCAGATGTAATCGAGAGCAAGAGCCCTTCCGGTGGTCCTTCTGCAACCATTAAGAGCCACCATAACGTGGGGGGATTACCCGAAGATTTGAAATGGGACCTGCTCGAACCACTTCGTGAACTGTTCAAGGACGAGGTAAGGGCGTTGGGAAGAGAACTTGGGCTTCCAGATGTCATGGTGAATCGTCATCCCTTCCCCGGTCCTGGACTTGGGGTCAGGTGTGTAGGCGAGGTAACCAAGGAACGCCTGGATACCCTGCGTGATGTTGATGCTATTTTTATCGAGGAGATCCGCAAGGCCAATCTGTATGATGATATCTGGCAGGCCTTGGCTTGTTTGCTTCCTGTAAAGAGCGTGGGAGTCCAAGGGGATGAACGCACCTACGAAGAGGTGTGTTCCCTCCGTGCTGTCACCAGCGAAGATGCCATGACTGCTGACTGGTTCCGCTTTCCTCCAGAGGTACTCCAACACGCTTCAGCTAGGATCTGCAATGAGGTGCAGGGAGTTAACCGAGTACTCTACGACATCACGAGCAAACCTCCTGGGACTATCGAGTGGGAATAA
- a CDS encoding YkvA family protein — MKQIKSRLMQRALLLKGQLTAIYYASKDKRMPLLPKVLAGFVLLYALSPIDLIPDFIPVLGYLDDLIILPALLVLTIKCVPNEVFKDAQDQAERKPILLPKNWSFSILFIVIWILILWFLVYKLTQ, encoded by the coding sequence GTGAAACAGATCAAATCCAGATTAATGCAACGTGCATTATTGCTGAAAGGCCAGTTGACAGCAATCTACTATGCATCGAAGGACAAGAGGATGCCTTTACTCCCGAAGGTATTGGCTGGTTTTGTTCTACTCTACGCACTCAGTCCCATTGATCTCATTCCTGATTTCATTCCCGTTCTTGGATATCTGGATGATCTGATTATTCTCCCCGCATTGTTGGTGCTGACCATCAAGTGTGTACCCAACGAAGTGTTCAAGGATGCCCAGGATCAAGCAGAGCGCAAGCCGATTTTGTTGCCTAAGAACTGGAGCTTTTCCATTCTCTTCATTGTCATTTGGATACTGATTCTCTGGTTCCTAGTGTATAAGCTCACACAGTAA